A region of Lepeophtheirus salmonis chromosome 13, UVic_Lsal_1.4, whole genome shotgun sequence DNA encodes the following proteins:
- the aph-1 gene encoding gamma-secretase subunit Aph-1 has product MTAWTFWGTFLTAFGAPSAMFIFTIAPDPVRIILLVLSSFFWLISLLISSLWWFAVVPLRHEPVFGLVFSVAFQEIFRILLYLLLFKARSFMSKLTENDPIFGDKPHILAYVLGFGFGISSGLFGLVNVLADSLGPGTLGIKGGDFGVSRHFFIFSALFSLAIVLCHTAWGVIAFSACEEKKYLRLVTVWAMHYALSGISLLNQSQLYALTLITTYLILTSSIAMAFFIAGGSVNSLKACFALRNGDSSTNVFVR; this is encoded by the exons ATGACGGCATGGACTTTTTGGGGTACTTTTTTAACTGCTTTTGGGGCTCCTTCggcaatgtttatttttacaatcgCCCCAGATCCGGTTCGAATTATCCTCTTAGTTCTGAGCTCCTTCTTTTGGCTCATTTCCTTACTCATCAGCTCCTTGTGGTGGTTCGCTGTGGTTCCACTTCGCCATGAGCCTGTCTTTGGTCTTGTATTCTCTGTCGCATTCCAAGAAATATTTAGGATCCTTCTTTATTTACTTCTATTTAAAG CTCGCTCCTTTATGTCAAAGCTAACAGAAAACGATCCTATTTTTGGGGATAAACCCCACATTTTAGCCTATGTGCTTGGATTTGGTTTTGGTATCTCATCAGGGCTCTTTGGGCTCGTAAATGTTCTCGCCGACTCATTAGGACCTGGAACACTTGGAATAAAAGGAGGAGACTTTGGAGTGTCAAGGCATTTCTTTATCTTTAGTGCATTGTTCTCCTTAGCCATTGTTTTGTGTCATACAGCATGGGGAGTTATTGCATTTAGTGCGTGTGAAGAAAAGAAGTACTTACGGCTCGTTACTGTTTGGGCCATGCATTATGCTTTATCCGGAATA tcaCTTCTAAACCAATCACAACTCTACGCGCTTACTTTGATCACGACGTACTTAATTCTAACGTCATCGATTGCCATGGCATTTTTCATCGCAGGAGGATCTGTCAACAGTCTTAAAGCTTGCTTTGCTCTTAGAAATGGAGATAGCTCAACTAATGTCTTTGTAAGATAG